CAGACTCTACTTCGGAGTAGGATAGAGCACGCATAGCCATCTGTACCACAAGGCGTTCTCTCGCCCGTTCTTCTATACTTCGTGTTCGATCATGGAGTATTTCGATACCTACGAGAGTGGCAAGATATTCTGCCAAAATGAGATCTTTCATGTAGAAGGGGTTGAAGAACCTTACGAGAAGCAATGTCCCCAGCCGTTCTGCCGCGCTATAGATAGGAACATACAATAGATGCTTTTCTGGAGCTTCCTTCGAGGCGACCTCATCATCGAAAAGATATCCATCTGTTTCACTCAAAATGGACTCTCTGTGCTGGTTCATTTTTTCCACAAAACTTTCTGGCATATATCCCCTTTCAAGGAAATTCGCCACTGCTTCTGAATGATACTCGCTAACCCATGAATGCACTAGTATCCGCCCTTCTCTGTTAATGATATAGACATTGGCTGTTGAGAATTCACAAAGAAGTTTTGCCAGTTTGCTATAATCTGGTTTCGTCCCTTCCCGCCGACTCTGAAGGGCCCTGCCTACCTGGCGAGTCTTATCAAGCAAATCTTTCATTGCTGGGTCATCAACTATTCCAATCTTATTCTCTGCTACTTTTTTGTCACTTTTTACCATTTCCGATCCCTCCTGCATGATTTAAAGCAAATACTTTCGTAAGTCTGTGTCTTCCATAAGAGGCGAAAGCCTCTCCTTTACAAACTGAGCGTTAATATCAACCACTTCACCTTGCCGCTCTGGCGCAGTAAAACTAATTTCTTCGAGAAGCTGCTCCACCATGGTATGGAGTCGCCGGGCTCCTATATTCTCCATCTCAGCATTCATTTTTTCGGCCATTGCCGCTATTTCCTCAATGGCATCTTCTGAAAACCGCACTTCAATGCGCTCTGTGCTTAAAAGTGCCTGATATTGCTTAATTAAACTGTTTTCGGGCTCCACAAGTATGCGGGCCAACTCTTCTCTCCCAAGGGGCTGCAATTCCACCCGAATGGGGAAACGGCCCTGGAGTTCCGGTACCAGGTCTGAGGGCTTAACACTTGAGAATGCCCCTGCTGCAATAAAGAGGATATGATCTGTTTTTACCGTGCCGTATTTTGTCTGCACGGTAGATCCTTCTACGATAGGGAGAAGGTCTCGTTGCACTCCTTCTCGACTTACATCAGGACCGCTGGAAGTTCCTCGAGCAACCACCTTATCTATCTCATCAATGAATATAATGCCCTCTTCCTGGGCCTTATCCAGTGCTTCTCTGGCTACAGACTCCATATCTATCAGTTTTTCTGCTTCTTCTGCCTGTAGGAGTTTCTTTCCATCTGATACTTTCATTCGACGCTTTTTTGTTTTTTTAGGAAGCAATCCACTCAGCATTTCATTTATATTCATACCCATGGAATCCATCCCTGCTCCTCCAAGAATAGGAATGCCCATGGACGCGCTCTCAGCAACTTCCAGCTCTACTTCCCGCTCATCAAGCTTTCCAGCCTTAAGAAGGGCATAGACCTTATTTCTTGTAGACTCCCGGATGGTGTCTTCTTCCTGAGGCGGCGTTTCTTCAGCTTCCTTACCTGAAAATATTTTCATAAAATCCGGCATAGATGTCTTTCGCTCCGGCCGTGGCAGCAAGGCATCCACAAGCCGCCATTCCGCCCGTTCCTCTGCAGGACCTTGAACTTCTTCTATTTTTACCCTCTTCACCATGGCTACTGCTGTTTCTACGAGGTCGCGTATCATGGAGTCTACATCCCGTCCAACGTAGCCCACTTCAGTAAATTTCGTCGCTTCCACTTTCACAAATGGGGCCAAAACGAGATCGGCCAGACGCCTTGCAATCTCTGTTTTTCCTACACCTGTAGGCCCCACCATGAGGATATTCTTCGGCGCCACTTCATTTGCAAGATCCCGGGGCAAATTTCGCCGGCGCATTCTGTTACGAAGAGCTATGGCAACAGCTCTCTTCGCCTTTTCCTGCCCCACGATATATCTATCGAGGCACTCCACAATCATGCGGGGCGTCAGATCCTGTTTGTCATCGGCCAGAATGATCATTCTCCAATCACCTCTACCGTTATTTCCTTATCTGTATAAATACAAATATCCGCCGCAATCTCAATGGCCCTGCGAGCTATGTCAGACGCTTTTTTGTCACTGGACTCCATAAAGGCCCGTGCGGCGGCCAAGGCAAAACCAGCACCAGATCCAATAGCAGCCACATTATTTTCAGGCTCGAGGACATCTCCAGCACCAGAAAGCAAGAGCGTATGT
This region of Aminobacterium colombiense DSM 12261 genomic DNA includes:
- the codY gene encoding GTP-sensing pleiotropic transcriptional regulator CodY, with translation MVKSDKKVAENKIGIVDDPAMKDLLDKTRQVGRALQSRREGTKPDYSKLAKLLCEFSTANVYIINREGRILVHSWVSEYHSEAVANFLERGYMPESFVEKMNQHRESILSETDGYLFDDEVASKEAPEKHLLYVPIYSAAERLGTLLLVRFFNPFYMKDLILAEYLATLVGIEILHDRTRSIEERARERLVVQMAMRALSYSEVESVKHIIAELGTYEGVVIASKVADRVGVTRSVIVNALRKLESAGIIESRSLGMKGTFIKILSPLFIEELGMVLTQNN
- the hslU gene encoding ATP-dependent protease ATPase subunit HslU, which codes for MIILADDKQDLTPRMIVECLDRYIVGQEKAKRAVAIALRNRMRRRNLPRDLANEVAPKNILMVGPTGVGKTEIARRLADLVLAPFVKVEATKFTEVGYVGRDVDSMIRDLVETAVAMVKRVKIEEVQGPAEERAEWRLVDALLPRPERKTSMPDFMKIFSGKEAEETPPQEEDTIRESTRNKVYALLKAGKLDEREVELEVAESASMGIPILGGAGMDSMGMNINEMLSGLLPKKTKKRRMKVSDGKKLLQAEEAEKLIDMESVAREALDKAQEEGIIFIDEIDKVVARGTSSGPDVSREGVQRDLLPIVEGSTVQTKYGTVKTDHILFIAAGAFSSVKPSDLVPELQGRFPIRVELQPLGREELARILVEPENSLIKQYQALLSTERIEVRFSEDAIEEIAAMAEKMNAEMENIGARRLHTMVEQLLEEISFTAPERQGEVVDINAQFVKERLSPLMEDTDLRKYLL